In Blastopirellula marina, the genomic stretch CAGGATCGAATTCCAGTCCGCTGACATCGTTCAGAATCTCGGCACCTGCGGCAATCGCTTCTTTGGCAACGATGGCCTTGGTGGTATCCACTGAAATGGGAATGCGTACCGACTCGGCCAACGTTTGAATGACAGGAATGACACGACGGAGTTCTTCTTGCGTTGTCACCGGTTCGGAATAAGGACGAGTGCTTTCGCCGCCGATATCGAGGATATCCGCGCCGTCGGCTTCCATCTGGAGAGCCCGGTCGATGGCGGCTTTCGGATCGAACCACTGTCCCCCGTCCGAAAAGCTATCAGGCGTGACGTTCAGAATACCCATCAGCTTGGGAGTTCGCGTGAAACGCAACGTACGTGTGCGAAGTTGCCAGGCAAGTGCCCGGTAAGGATAACGCTGCGCCAAACTGGTACTATGGGGTGTGGATCTCATCCCTCGATTTTAGCAGACGCGTCATTGACGACGTATCCCAGGTTCTACCAGGGGGTCTGCATATGACGAACCACTTCTCTTGCGAATTGGTCGATCGCTTCTTGTTGTGCCGTCACCATCGATTGTCCAGGTTCCGGGTAGAGAACGCCGGTGGCGGTGATCGTTTCGCTCATCAAGACCGGAGCCAACGCGAGCGTCCCCGGCTGACGAACCAGTTGCCCACGCTGGTCAATCCACTGGTATTGAATCTGAAAGTTCTCTTGCAGAATGCGAGGATCATCCAGGGTGTTTTGCCCCTGCACGAGCTTGTTCTCGGTAACCAGGCTGCCTTGCAGCACGCTGTCGGCCGACTGGGCATCGACGACTTTGTACGGCGTCGTAGATTCAATTTCTTTGATGACTGCTTCCGTGATGCGTTCGCCCAGGTCACGTCGAAAGGTGAGTGACGTGAAGATCGGGACATGCACTGTGCGAATGTCAGGGCGATACAGACTCCGATTCCCGATCTGATAATGCACACAACCGAATTGCCCGGCCGTTAGCATTAGCACAGCGGCTAGAAGAAGAAATCGGGTTGGTGTCAGGCAGTGACGCATGAAATCTTATCGCTTTAGGGAACCTACCGCGTTTCCGTATCGTCATCCGCGCGAGTGGCGATGTTTTCGATCGGCGTTTGCGAAGGTATCGGCAAATCTTTTTTGCGTTCCAGCCAACCGTAAAGGAACTGGGCAGGAGGTACCGGAGTACCTGGACGTCCTTTAATCTCGTCGATTCGTTTCTTGGCCGCTTCGGCCATGTTGGAACTCGGGAATTTGTCGATCACCTGGGCGTAATAATGGTAAGCACCCTGGTACTCGGCCCGACCATCATAGAACGCGGCTTTCTGCCACAAGCGTTCGGCTTGAGCGGCTCGAATATCGAAGTCGAGCTTCTCGATGACCTTCATGTTTTCTTGTGTTTTGTCGGGAAACTGACGCTTGATTCGCGTCAACAGTTTCTCGGCCTCTTCCAGCGGCTTGCCGTCGTA encodes the following:
- the lptE gene encoding LPS assembly lipoprotein LptE codes for the protein MRHCLTPTRFLLLAAVLMLTAGQFGCVHYQIGNRSLYRPDIRTVHVPIFTSLTFRRDLGERITEAVIKEIESTTPYKVVDAQSADSVLQGSLVTENKLVQGQNTLDDPRILQENFQIQYQWIDQRGQLVRQPGTLALAPVLMSETITATGVLYPEPGQSMVTAQQEAIDQFAREVVRHMQTPW